In the genome of bacterium, the window GAATAGAGGTTATGTTTATAATGTTGATAAAGGTAAATGTAGATTATGTGGAAGAGAACTACAGGAATATGAAGAAATAGCAACACATCACATACGCCCATATCTTACGGCTGAAGCGGTAAATAGAGTTCATAATCTTGCGACAACGCACTTGAAGTGTCACAGAATAATACATTCCCTGAGAGATTTAAGTAAAGAATTATCCAAAAAAGTATGGAATAAAGTTCAATCATTCAGGAATAAGTTAAAAGAACATTAGTTATAATTCGGTGGAACGCTGGATGAGGTGAAAGTCTCACGTCCAGTGTGAAGTGGGGGAAAAGAGCTATCCGACTGTCCAGTAATGGATAAGGGATAGTCTCTTACCTATCACTGTGGCAGTTTGCTGGGGATAGGTTTTTTATTTTGTTTTGCAGGTTTTTTTTGTCTTTTAGTGGAAATAAAAAAGCTCTATTGCTCATTTATTTCATTGATGTTAAGATAAAATTAATAGTTTAATGTTTGGAGGTATATTGGTAATGGATAGTTCTATTAATCTTAGAAATGATATTATTTTTAAGGCAGTTTTCGGATATGAAAAAAATGAAAAACTTCTTATATCGCTTTTAAATGCTATATTGGAGTTAAAAGGTGATAAGAAAATAGTAAGTCTAACTTTTCTTAATGCTTTTAATATAAAAGAATATCTTAATGATAAGTTGACAATCGTTGATGTAAAAGTAGTGGATGGCACAGGTGTAAGGTATCACATTGAAATGCAGGTTGCAGATGATAAATC includes:
- a CDS encoding Rpn family recombination-promoting nuclease/putative transposase, with protein sequence MDSSINLRNDIIFKAVFGYEKNEKLLISLLNAILELKGDKKIVSLTFLNAFNIKEYLNDKLTIVDVKVVDGTGVRYHIEMQVADDKS